The sequence CTGGGGAAGGGATGGGATCCCAGGGCAGAGAGAAATGCCTCTTGGATTTCCCATTATTTGGAGGTTTCCCACTCAACCCATTAACTTTGGCAACCCTGAGAATAAAGACAGGCAGGTGAGGAAATccaccttaggcaagttatttaatctttcttgcttcagtttccttacctgtaccTTGGGGGTAAGAGGACACACCTCAAGGGTTGTTCTGAGGATAACGAGAACAGTGTCCGGCATGTAGTTATTTCCTAAAGTGTAAATTATTATCCATAGTAGgggagcacctactatgtgcccggTCTCAAGCTGGACATTCTCCAtccataatttcatttattctcacaAGAATCCTGCCAGGTGGATGATACATTCCCATTCTGCATACGAGGCTCAGAGGGGGTGAGTGATTTGCCCAAATCTACACAGGCAGtaagtggtggagtcaggatttgcACTGCACCTGGCTGCCTGGTATTTCTGGGCTGTGAGCTCCATCACTCACCCCATGTCTCTGGGTGGCCCCCAAAAGGACTGACACTGTCCCCATGGGGCAGGCCGTGTCTGTGTCAGTGGCAGTGCTGACTCTCAGCTTCATCGCCCTGGACCGCTGGTATGCTATCTGCCACCCCCTGCTGTTCAAGAGCACTGCCCGGCGTGCCCGTGGCTCCATCCTGGGCATCTGGGCTGTGTCGCTGGCTGTCATGGTGCCCCAGGCTGCTGTCATGGAATGCAGCAGTGTGCTGCCCGAGCTAGCCAACCGCACCCGGCTCTTCTCTGTCTGCGATGAACGCTGGGCAGGTAACGGCGGGAGCCTTGGGCAGGTGTCCCTGAAGTGGGCACCTCCGGGGCACACACCCCCAGAGCAGACATCTATCAGGGCACTTTTGGGGTGGGCACCCAGGGGTGGGTATCTCTTGGGAGGATACCCTAGAGCAGGCATCTAGCAGGGATACCTCTGGTGTGGGTACCTTCTCTAGTGTAGACATCGGCCAGGGGTCCCTCCAGGATGGAGACCACTGGGCTGGGCAACTCCAGGGTCTCTCTGCCATGGCACCTGTATGGGGCCCAACTGCTTACTTTGGCCCTAGTCAGGGCAGGGTGGTATTGTTAAGCAGGGCAGGCTGGGGCTTCCCAGACTGAGCCCAACCCGTGCATCTCTTGGCCCCTGCAGATGACCTCTATCCCAAGATCTACCACAGTTGCTTCTTCATTGTCACCTACCTGGCCCCACTAGGCCTCATGGCAATGGCCTATTTCCAGATCTTCCGCAAGCTCTGGGGCCGCCAGGTGAGGCCCACTCTGGTGTCACTGTGTGggctgggaggggacaggggtACTGGTCTGAGGGAGTAGACAGCCCTCTGCCTTCAGAACATGCCATCCTGGCTGCAACCAGAGAGGCAAGGCCTAGGCATGCGTCAAACTCAAGGCCGAAAGTGCTAGTGCCGGCCCTGGAACCGAATAGTAACTGGCATCCTCCTAATATCAGTAGCTGCCAGTTACTGCACCAGGCACTCCCAGCTAGTCTTGCATCCTCTTCACCACCATCCGTtatccccttttttttctttttaataaatttatttactttattttttttggctgcgttgggtctttgttggtgcacgcgggctttctctagttgcggcgagagggggctagtctttgttgcggtgcgcgggcttctcattgcggtggcttctcttgctgcagagcacgggctctaggcgcgcgggcttcagtagttgcagcacgggggctcagtagttgtggcttgagggctctagagcgcaggctcagtagttgtggcacacgggcttagttgctccgtggcacgtgcggtcttcccggaccagggctcgaacccgtgtctcctgcattggcaggcggattctaaaccactgcgccaccagggaagtccctatccccACCTTAAtatatgggaaaactgagacccagagaggcaaAGCAACTTCTCCCAAATCCCTCACCAGCGAGTGGACGATCAGGGACTAAAACCCAGGTCTGTGGGGTTCCAATGCTCGGTTCAGTGCCACAACAAGAATAACACCTCCGTGTTGCTGTCCAAATTAGGCACTTTGCTTGCAATGTCTTCACAACTATCTAATCAAAGAAGCAATATTACCCACTTTACAAATGCTGAGTAAGGGCAACCAATCTGCCACGGCTGATGAGTGGCAGAGCCTTTCTGGTTCCAgggccttccttctttcctctattACACACTGACCAACAGCAGgggttttttttggaggggggcgGTTTGCCATGGGAGGGCATGCTCAGAGGCCCTTGGCACTAGCGGGGTGAGTCCTGGATCAGCGCCCGGGCCGGGAGAGGAGGCTGGCCGGAACACGAGCAGCCTCGCGCTCCACCAGCGCTCGCCATCTGCTCCTCACAATGCCCCGGTCCACAAGGCAGGAGTCGTTATCCTTATCCAACAGGAAAAGCAGGGCTCAGGAAAGAAAAGTGAGTttaccaaggtcacatagctcttGAATGGCTGAGCTGGCCCTAGATCCCAAGTTTCCTGAACTCTAGCCCCATGCCCTTCTGTTGTGGGGTGATTCAGGTGTCCAGTGTGAGAGAGGCTTTGAGAATATCTGTGGCTGCTCCAGGTGCCTAGAACCACCATAGGCCTATCGGCACTGACCTAGGCTGGGACCTATGCTCTGAGGCCCAGGCCATTCCACGCTGTCCACCTGCACGCCCCTTGCTCAGGCCTCCCAGGGTCAGGCAAGGACCGGGGGAGGCACGAGTCATCCAACCACCCCCGTCGCCACAGATGCAGGTGGTGATTTAAGGAAGATGGGTGGGTAGCTGGAAGGATGTTCAGGCCCCAGGCTGTGACCTGGGGGCTTGTCAAGGGTCCCCTACTTCATCTACAACTAAGGGTGAATAATACCGTCCCAAGAGACATATTGTGGGTGGTCTCACGATGAGCTAATGGAACACGGAAGTCCACTCAAGTCCAGAGTGTTGGTCTTTATCATGAATATTAGGCTCCTTCCTGCTGCAAGGGTTTGTTCCCTTgcccacctccccctgccccagggtcCAGCAGGCCCAGCGAAGCAGAACGACCCTCCCAAGGAGCTGTACCCACCGCTGCTGTCTGTGTGTGCTGGACAGATCCCCGGCACCACGTCGGCCCTGGTGAGGAACTGGAAGAGGCCCTCAGACCAGCTGGAGGACCAGGGGCAGGGCGTGGGCGCAGAGCCCCCGCCTCGGGCCCGTGCCTTCCTGGCCGAGGTAAAGCAAATGCGAGCTCGGAGGAAGACGGCCAAGATGCTGATGGTGGTGCTGCTGGTCTTTGCCCTCTGCTACCTGCCCATCAGTGTCCTCAATGTCCTCAAGAGGTGAGAGCGCGTGGGgagtggttgggggtggggagaggtggtggGGTCAGAGGAAGGAGCTCTCTCTGCTTCAGAGAAAGATCTGGCTCCACCGCTcacccactgtgtgaccttgtggGAGTAATTCTCTTCTTTGAGCCTCaatctcctcatctgtagaatgggaataacCGGCCTGCCTCCTGGGGCTCTCGTGAAAATTCTCTCGTCTGGCCACTCAATCATCAGGTTGTTAGGGCTGGGAACGGAGTGAACGAGTGCACGGGACAATGTCCTGCATTCGTGGAGGCGACATCTGACGGGAGAGAGAATGGACATGTACTACAATGTCAGCCAGTGATAActgctttgaagaaaaaatagggaAAGGGGATAGAGAATGACAGTGACAGAGGTTGGTggggttaaaaataaatgttttttagatgtaatggttaaaaacaaaaaagcctctctgaggaagtgacatctgGCAGAGACTTGAAGGAAGGGAGCAACCACACCCACAGGGGTCTGGAAGAATAGCAAGTGAGAggccatggggtgggggtggggaggggggcagggcaaGACCCTGGGCTCTTTGCCATGAGACAATCTCAGTGTGTTTGCGCTTGGTCACTTCCTGGCTGTATGATCTTGGACATATCACtttgcttctctgaacctcagtttccctatttaaaaaatggatgagTCTATGactcatcatgctgctacgggGATGGATGATAAAGTGGAGGGGGAGCCCCAGGGGGTCACACGGCTGGTGACTGAGCAGAGGTACCCTGGTCCCTGTTCCTAGGCCCACTCTGGTCATACATTCTGCACCCAAGAACCCCAAACTGTGGTCAGGACCCCAGACTCAGAGGCCCAGGAAAGGGCTAGCTGGTGCACAGAAGGGGCAGTGGGACTCTTGTACTTTACAGCCATTCatgagctatgtgaccttggtcaaCTCGCCTTCCTTTTCTGAGTTTTCCTGTCTGGGAGATGAGGACAGCAACTCctgcccaacacacacacacacacacacacacacacccccacacacacacaccctctcccaTTTctgagtgtacacacacacacacccacacacacacacacacaccctctcccaTTTCTGAGTGTCCTGCCCCCTGGTCCTAGGGTGTTTGGGATGTTCCGCCAAGCCAGCGACCGAGAAGCCGTCTATGCCTGCTTCACCTTCTCCCACTGGCTGGTGTACGCCAACAGCGCCGCCAACCCCATCATCTACAACTTCCTCAGTGGTGAGTGGGCTGGGGACGCAGAGTAACTGAGGGTGGCAACAGTCCCCAGGACAATGGTCTCCCCATCTTCAACCCAGGCTGAATAAAGCATGCGGGGAAGAATACACCTGCTGCCTCCTGGGGATCAGGACCCTGCTCTGGGAACTCCCACTCAGGGGGAAGACTTGTCCCCGCCCAAGAGCCCTGGTCTGAGTGGGAGACAGGCCACACTCCCAATAGTGGCCAAAGAAGGTGACCAGCTCCAGGATCCAGTTTTGCAGATTATGCAGACCACTGAGTGGGGGGGAGCGCAGGGGCTGGGCCAGCTCACCTCCACCCCTGCGTGATACATGCACAGCAGGACTGCCAATCAGCCAGTCTGGtcaacacaggctccagatggaGCCCCTGCCTGAGAAGATGACTGCATAATCGAGGCATCAGGGGGAAGGGCGGGCCACCAGCGAGGCAGCCCAGGGCCGGGAAGCAGCTTCCCCGTGCCCAGCTAGACACGTGCTGGCAGAGGGGCCCGAATTTGGGGGGGCTACCCCTGAATCCACCTGCCTCCAGCAccagccctcccacctcccctctgcaAGTCCAGGCATCCCTGGTCCCCTGCCCCCCCGCCCAGGCCTCCTCTGTCCACTGTCCCATagcccccacccccttccactACCTCCCGATCTCAGGGTGGAAAGGCCCCACCCCGGGCCCCCGCCTGGGCTCAGCAGAGTGTGACTCACCAGACCTGACTCAGACCAGGCCTAGAGAACTGACCAGATGACTGCTCAAGCCTGGACAATCTTTGAGAAAAGGCTGAAAGGTTAAAGAAGGGCCTGGGATCAATGCTGTAACCCTCACTGAAACTAAAGAATTACTCAACAGAGGCTAGCCGGGTGGTTTCCAGCTCAGAGGGGAGAACAGAAGAGACGAGCAACGGCAGAGGACACGTCAGGCAGACTTCCTGACGTGCATTTCTTCGTTTGGTCTACATTTACTGAGCGCCTGCTGTGTGCTCGGCCCTCTGCTGGGCACCGGCCAGGCTTGTGGGGCGATTGAAACATGGTTGTTCAGTTCCAGCACAATCTGTTGCCTGGTGTCCTCTGACTGTACAGATGGCTGTGGTGATCCCTCCTTCCCCACTGTTCCCTACCCTTTAAGCGAAGGCTTTGGAATTAGAAcgctggtgaccttgggcaagccactgcACCTCTGCGTGCCTCTGTGGAGTGAGGCTAGAGGACTCCAGGCCTTCAGGGTGCTGGGGTGAGCTGGGCGACAAACTcaggtgcccagcacagtgcctttgCAAGGGCTGCTGCCGCTGTATTTTCATCACCATGGGGCAGAGATGGGGAAAGCCTAGCCACAGATGGTGAGCCGTGAGCCCCTCCACCTACCCGCCAACGAGGGCAGAGGTGACCTAAGCTCCCTGAGCCAGACAAAACGTTTTCAGCCAGGCTCAGAGCCAGAGCGCAGTCAAGGAATCAGATGAAAATTGCATTTCTCCTTGGGAACCTGCTCCAGGGCCTCTGTCCTCACTCTCCCTGGCAGTGACGAGGTCGCCTTGGGGCTCTCTCCTGCCCAGCTctacccttccctcccaccccctcacagGCAGCTTGGCTGGAGCTGCGTGGGTGTCCCTGGGCCCAAGGCCCCTTCCTGCTGCTTCTGTCTCCTTATGGCTGTGTCTTCTGTCTCTCAACCAAGGCAAATTCCGGGAGCAGTTTAAGGCCGCCTTCTCCTGCTGCCTGCCTGGCCTGGGTCCCTGCGGCTCTCTGAAGGCCCCCAGCCCTCGCTCCTCTGCCAGCCACAAGTCCTTGTCCTTGCAGAGCCGGTGCTCTGTCTCCAAAGTCTCGGAGCACGTGGTGCTCACCAGTGTCACCACGGTGCTGCCCTGAGCGAGGGCCATCCTGGTGGCAAAAGGGGGTGCAACCTATCCCCTGCCTGGGCTGCTCCTCTGGCTACTGGGGGAGCTGCCCCCACTCCTCATGGAAAGACTGCTGGTTGCAGTGCGAGGCCGGGGCTCCTCGCCTCGTTTTCTGCCTGTTTAACTCTGGGCAGtgtcacttcccttctctgagctgCGTCCCCTAAGCGGATTCATGTGAGGATTAAGCACGCTCAAGAAAGTGGAAAGCTctctgtaaactgtaaagtgttaAGGACAAGATTAACGTTGTGTTCCTCTCACTTGGCTATACCGCACAGTACCATCCATCACTATCATCCTTCCAGAGCTTGGCCCTCCTCCCAAAGACCCCTCTCCTACCCAATCATAGGTCTTCCCTGGAGGCTGCTATAAGGGTCCCAGCAGGCATTTCCATCTGGTCCAGGGGCTCTAAAGCCCAGGCTGCACTTGGCAGCGCTCCTTGAGGCCCATGTGAACTAATCtgagcccagcccctccccagtggGAACAGAGCCCCACCCTCACCAGGTGCCAAGTGCACACACCACAGACTGGACCCCGTTGGTTGTGCAGTGGTAGAACACTCTCCACGAGGCCATTTGGTATGGAGGCCAGCAGCCTGAAGCAACTGTAATTAAAAGTCTGGCACTGAATGTTCCCTCTCCTTGTCATTGCACAAAATCTGTGCTTCTTAGGTTAGGAGTGAGaaggtggggaggctgggggaggagagaagacagTGCTGGAATGCAGCTATCTGCTGACCCCTCCCACCTCTCATCCCCTAACACACGGGATCCCAGATGGCTCCTGGGCAGGTCTCAGAGCACACGTGCTCCTGCCCCCTCACGTGGCTCCGATCCTCTGATGCCAGGACCTCGATCCTGGCCACATCTGTCTGCTCACGAGCCCAGCAGTCTATGGAAGGTAAGGGGGGTAGGGTGGGCAGACAGCAGGGTTAACAGACCAATTTACTGTTATCTTCACCTTCTTGGAAATCAGGGCttgcatttattttctatgaactcacagattaaaaagagaaagccaGAGACTGGGCTAGACGTGTTCCATCTGCCACCAAGATGATTAGAGGGCTGCCAGAGGCCCTGATCCTTGCTGCCAGAGCAGGAGGTGGGAAGCAGTCTGAAGGACTGTCTGCTGAGACGAGCGGGAGACATCTGGCAGAGGCCAGCTCGGCCATGCGCACCGCTGGGTCTGCTTAACCTGATTAATGACCTCACCCGTCAAGAAGTGGGGCAAACCGCAATCCGCGGCTCCTGCCAGGGGCCCAGCCCAGGAATGCTTTAGCTCCCCTCCTCGTAGGCAGAGCAGGTGGAGGGAGTGGTCTGAGCATGTCATCCTGCTCTCCAGATGACTCGCCAGCCCAGCTCACGTGAACACTGCCACAGATGTGCAGCTGTTGCCAGAGGGTACAGGGTGTCCCGCCCATTCTCCACTCCCTTCCCGCTAGCCTTAGGATCCAAAGCTGTTTGTCAAGTTTGTAGCCAGGCTTGGAGGGGCAGTGTGTGGAATGAGGTGTGAGGGCTGACGCCCAAGCCCAGAACCAACCATGTCCACAAGGAAGAACCCAGGTCCTGGGTTCCTCAGCCCCAGCTGATCACAAAGGTGACAGAGTATGATTGACACTGTTCCAGACACAGGTTTCAGTAAACACTTGGCTCAGTGGGAAGAAACCACAAAAGCTTCCCCTAATGGCTGCAGttctactctgttctctgtgggTTGAACCCAGCACCATGGTGGGCCTCAGGCCTCTATTTTGGGGGACTCAGATGAACTCACAGGTGACCAGGATGCCATGGAATGAAGCTCAGTGAACAGCTTCTGGAGAGCCTGGGACTATCTGGCCTAGGGAAGGGAGGACCTGGGGGAATGTGGTGGCAGGTTCCAGATATCTAGAGGACTGGCATGCAGGAAGGGGTGGAGTATGTTCTCGGTGGCCCAAGAGAGAAAACCATAGCCAATGGGTAGTGTTTTCAAGGTGGTGGGATTTGGAATCCACATCAGGAAGAAGTCCCTACTAGTCCAGGAGGAAATGGGCTGCCTGGAAAGGCACTGAGTTGTCATTGGAGGTTGGCAAGCAGAGGCCAGATTCAAAGTGGGGTAATGGAAGGGGTTCTAGCTCTGCATGGGGGCTGGCCTCTGGGAACTGGATTCCACCTAACTCTAGGATTCTAGCACGACAGCAGCCCAGAGGAGAACCGGGGCTGAACTGCCTAAGCCTGACATAACCTGCCAGGCCTCACTGAGCTGCTTCCCCAACCAAGCAGGGAGGAGAGCCTGTTTTCTTATCTTCATCCCCCAAAACAAAAGGATTAGCTCACCATTACCCATCATAAGGTCCCCCAATCAAACCAAAACGTCTGGTGTCTTGGCTTCGGATTGAAATTTTGTCACATCACTGTCGACGTTTGGTATAGGCTGATTATCAAGCTGATGTGAAGATCCAGCTGGCAGATGTCTGCACTTAATAAAAATGGGGAGAAAGTTATGACTGCGTAAATGCAGTTTGTCTGGAAGATTAAAACTAGGGTTTGAGATAATAAAAAGGCCAGGCTGTGGAAAGTCTGGGGTGGCTGCTTCTAGCCCAGAATGCCAGCCCTAAAGCTGTTATAAAACACACGGTCAGCTTCTTGGACTGAACCTGGCAAGGTTAGACTTAACCTGAAGTTAAGTTACACTTAACTTCAACCCAGTAAGTGAGAGCAGCCCTGTGGAGGCATGTCCCCCTGAGCTGTTTCTTTCTGCATGGCATGGTATATACTATGTACTTAAATATTCGTTGAACGAAAGAATAAATGAGTGACTGAATGGATAAGCATATGAACCTGTAACTGGGACGGTGTGGTGGAAATGTGGAACTCCAGAGTTTTATTCTTGTATTGAAGCTTACAGTTGCACCAAACTTTTGGCCCCAAATGAAAAcaaccacaaataaaaaaaaaaagcattggcaGTGGGAGGTAGCAACTTGTCCCCTGGGGACTGAAGCCAAGCAGAGGATGGCAGGCAAGTATGAGGGGTCCAAGCTGCAGAGGGGTAGCCTGGCCAAAGATGCCCAGAGAGCAGACTGCCCAAGCTCCCTGAACAGGCAGCTAGAAGTCAACACACACGGACTTGTGGGGGGTGGAATCCAAGCCACTGGACCCATGGGCAAATCTCTCACCCTGGTCAGATTCCATTTTGGAGAAACTGGGTTCATCTGACAAGACAGCATGGGTGAGGGAACACAGGTGCTAATGGTTAAGAGGCTGATGAACACTTACCGCTGGCGTCAGGGCACAGAAGGAAAAGCTAGAGTCTGGAGT comes from Delphinus delphis chromosome 1, mDelDel1.2, whole genome shotgun sequence and encodes:
- the HCRTR1 gene encoding orexin/Hypocretin receptor type 1; its protein translation is MEPSATPGPQMGVPTDSGEPSPVPPDYEDEFLRYLWRDYLYPKQYEWVLIAAYVAVFLVALVGNTLVCLAVWRNHHMRTVTNYFIVNLSLADVLVTAICLPASLLVDITESWLFGHALCKVIPYLQAVSVSVAVLTLSFIALDRWYAICHPLLFKSTARRARGSILGIWAVSLAVMVPQAAVMECSSVLPELANRTRLFSVCDERWADDLYPKIYHSCFFIVTYLAPLGLMAMAYFQIFRKLWGRQIPGTTSALVRNWKRPSDQLEDQGQGVGAEPPPRARAFLAEVKQMRARRKTAKMLMVVLLVFALCYLPISVLNVLKRVFGMFRQASDREAVYACFTFSHWLVYANSAANPIIYNFLSGKFREQFKAAFSCCLPGLGPCGSLKAPSPRSSASHKSLSLQSRCSVSKVSEHVVLTSVTTVLP